A window of Daphnia pulicaria isolate SC F1-1A chromosome 4, SC_F0-13Bv2, whole genome shotgun sequence genomic DNA:
TAGTTTGAACTGAAATCTTTTCACTGAATACTCATAACGTTTTAATCATTCGTTGTTATAAAACCATTTTCTTGTTGACTAAGTCTGTAACAATcccttctattttttattttttcgctcaTTTTCTACAGTCGAGCCATCTAGTGTGAAATAAAGCAAAACTAAAAACCGCAACGGTCAAAGTCGGAAACCCTTCCGGGGATCGGGAATTATTCGGGACGGCTGAGCAGGAAGGGGTTAATTGAGCTTCGTAAATAGGGCAACACCGCTgattttttgtaatattttttttttttatttttatgaattcacttttttttattaaaaattgttgaaaatgtttttttagggTGTTTTGTGAGATCAGTGTTTAATGTTTCCAAATaatacaaatttacacaaTGTTATAAATGTCAAACACGTGGACGACGCGATGATGAGTCAGAATGAGAAAATGTATAAGCGACTGCTTGGCTCTGGTGAAGGTCAGCAGATCTTTGAAGGGGTGGACGGTGGAGGGGGTTAGACAAGGGGTAAGGTAATGATCCCATTCCCATTGGACGACACATAATTTCTGCCGGACCCTATTCAGTCAGTCCATGCATTTCATACTGAGCAGTTGTCTCCTCGTGGTGAACATTTTTGATGTCTTGAGTGAAGATGGCGGAAGCAAACGAAAAACGCCGAGTGGTCGAAGTCACGGTGGTTCGTGGCACCCGGGTTAATAGTCTTCGTTACAACACCGCATGTGGCTACATATTCTATAAAAAGGAACAAAGGttagttttaaataaaacagtAACACACACGCGTTATGTTAACCAATTATTTACTTACATGTTTCAGAGGGAATGTCCTCAGATTAGAGTGTTATAAACGTAAACTGGGCTGCCCATGTACAATCGCAATGCGTGACGGCATATACGTGCAAACCGGTGAACACAACCACGATACCGAAATCATGGAACAGAGACGAGCGGCAATAATACGTGAGTGGGAAATTATAGCCGGTGATCCCCGAATGGGTCGACTGGGACCTAAAGCAATCGTAGCTGAAGCTCGAAGTAGGCATCCGAAAGCTAAAATTGTGTTGAATTCGGCGGTGGAAAGAAGAATCCAACGAGCGCGTGAGCATGCTGCTCGTCGTTCACCTGAGCGCCCTCGAACCCCTGAAACACCTCCAGTACGGCCACAAACTCTGGAAACACCTGCACTACAGCCTGAATATCCGCAAGCACATTCGAGGTGGCAAGAAACTTCTCCTATGCGCAAGGTGACTCCTATTCCATTCCGGACTGCCATTGAACATCCGGACGCCATTTTTGGAAAACGAATAATGGTCGCTCACCATGCTGATGAAGGAAATTACTCAGACGAACGTGTTGACCGGAAAGTTGATATCtcctaaaaaaaaggatgggaACACCTATACCAAATTATTGCAACACCAACAGATGGTGAAACATTTCATTAATTCagtgtaattttttgtttatcgtTAAATGTGATACCAAGCCACAGAATGTCATCTAAGATAAAGAGGATTGAAATATTTGAGGTGAACACGTCTAACTAGAAACTGTCTCAACTATAATTGAAAGTTTCGTTAACTCAGATATCTTATTATGCAATGTAAAATTTGTTTACCATATGATGTGTACTTGTCGTACGTATGATTCAGAATTATAAATTAAACTAGATTTTGGAAactaaattgttttgtttatgaGCGCCACGCCAACCAAGTGTGAGTGGCTGAGCGCTACATTAACCTCATCCGATCATTATTTCGGCGATTTCGGTCAATGAAGAGAcatttattaaatttgaatCTGAAGCAGCATTCCTATTTATAAGAACATTATAAGCTTCAACTTTAGCATGTAAACTgttttaaaaagcaagtaaAAACTAGGCTAGGTTTTAAGAgttcattaattaaaaatcCCTTGAAACCTTTAGTGTTAACATGTACTATATAGTGTTAACTAAAAATAAtctaaattttattcttaAGTAAATTATTGTTGAAATGCTGTTACATAATTTTATTCTACAGGTTCTACCTAGAGTTCTGGCTTAAGGcattataaaaaagaaactatgcAAAgtttaataatgaaaaataaaatgaaaaacataaaacaatCGATCTTCAATATGCGTGGAGCGTTAAAACGCAAACGGGTATATTCGTTACAAGAAACTCACAGTATTAACGAATGCCACTTAAAACAAGTTGTAGGCAAAGGTTGTAGAAATTGTATGTTGAATAGTCTTTTTCAAGATCCTAATAAATGTCATCAACAGTCAAATTTAtcgcgatttttctttttcttcttctttttaggtTCTTCACAAGTTTGTTGGATGGATTCCTCTAACAAAGGTTGTTCagtctcattttcaatagttttcactttcttccttttcttgcgAGGTTCTTCAATGGGTTCTTCAACTGGCTCTGGCACCAAAAGCTCAGTTTGGATTTCACTATTTTtagcttctttcttctttttccttttctcatcttttttgctGATGAGACAGCTGGTTTCAGGGGCATCCTGGATATCTGCATGACTGTTCATCTCATCAGTTGCAcaatctatttcttttcttgacttcttctttttcttggatttGGTTGATCTCTCATTCGAAGTTATCATGTCATCAGAATGAGGCACAGAAACAATTTCATTAGCTATGCAGGTggtctgttcaattttctcatTACTGTTAACTTCAacagactttttcttctttttctttctttcttctgatTTAACTGAAATTGTAGTGGAATCGACATTCATGCTCGCCAGCATCGCAGCTTCTTGTTTGGCGATTCGCGCTAGTTTTCCACTAGCTGTGAGTCCGTGTCTAGCTCCTCTACAAGGACACACAATTTTATTAGTAAGTAAATAttgattgaataaaaatttaaatgttactTGTGGGCTGTTAATCCATTGCAGAGTTTAAAGAGTTCTTCATCACTCAGCTTTAAGGAGTAATCAGTTTCTTCTTTGAGTTTGAATGTACTTTCTGTGGATTCGACTATACCATTGTGTAAGGTTCCAGTCTTGTGAAAGACCCCATAAGCTAAGTTATTCTGGTCTAAATTTGAGgtgcctttttttgttttgatttttccaattgTCTCTGTCttttcaacaacaactccTTGATCATCTGTTACTTTGATGTCAAAAGCTTGAGCAGCTTTGTTAAACGCGTGATCCCACCATTGAAAGTCGTTgaaatttttgtgaccaaTGCCTGACAAGTCAAATTTTTTAGATGGTTTGATGGCTTCTGTAATACCATCTTTATTCAAACCCAGTCCACTGCCTTAAACAATATTGCAGAAATTTAGTATGAAACAATGCAGAACCATGATacaattttcaaagaaaataataccTTCTGCCCAACCAAGTTTCTCCAgtattttttttgcattctTCATTCCTTGAGAATCCATGATGAATATCGGTAAaactaagaacaaaaaagtaaaggtAATATAAATTATGACTTCACTTTAGAGTGGCAGGTTTGAGGTTCACGTTTGAATGTAAACACGTTATAAACACGTTGAGAGCAGACAGACcgctgacattttggaaaCGACTGCGAGAAGATACTGCAGTTGTACTAGCACAATTATAATAGTAAAACCAAACCCAGctgaaaaaaggataaaacccggaaaaaagcaaaagcttTCGACGAATTCGAGTTTTTGGGGGCGGCCAACACATTTTCTGCTCTGAAAAAAGGGCCATCCCATGTTAAGTATATACAGTAGTAgatatcaaagaaaaataatgatctttaattgtaaaattgtattttttgataAATAATTTCGGACTTCAATAGATTACCTATAGCAGCCTTCATCTATCTTTGACTCAcgattttgaattaaaattattcatgTTGGAAAATGTTTGAGAGAATAAAGAGAACCTAGTATTTAGGGTAGGCAGGAGCGGGCTTGTAGGCTGGGGCTTTGTAGGCAGGAGCGGAGTAAGTAGGAGCTTTGTATGCGGGAGCGGAGTAAGTGGGAGCCTTGTAGGCGGGAGCTGGGGCTTTGTATTCGGGAGCCTTGTAGGCAGGAGCGGGGTAGGCTGGGGCTTTGTAAGCTGGGGCGGGGTAAGCTGGGGCAGCAGGGTACGCTGGGGCTTTGTAGGCCGGGGCAGAGTAGGCTGGGGCGGGGTAGGAAGCAGCCTTGTATTTGGGCTCTTCGGGGTACTGGGCTTCGCCTTCGTATTTCACATCGGCGTTGTATCCGGAAGCGTCAGCCTTGTAGGAGACGATTTGGGTGCGGCCATCGGGAAGAGCAACACGGTAAGATCCGGTGACGACGTTGTAGTCGGATTTCTCAGAGTGGACAAAGTCGTTGTAAGATTCCTTATCCTGGACGTCGTATTCGAAGCTGTAGGGCTGGGGGGCCTGAAAATGTCGTAATCCAATTGAAGATTTAGTTTATGTGATAATTATTTTGCATCATCAGCAGACTCACATAAGTGACTTCCTCGTATTTAGCTTCGTATTTAGGTGCGTATTCGGCAGCCTTGTAAGAGCTGGCGGCAGCAACGGCGAAAACGGCAGCGAGAACGAAGAACTAATAAAATACAAaggtatacatttatttttctattaaaattattaaagatgATTGAATAacattctttgttttcttaccTTCATTTTGGAGATGTGAGGAGGTGGTTGAGGCAGCTAGAGAACTGATGCATTTCTGTTTGCCGTTCAAGCGTTTTATACCAAAATCTCTAGCGTTCCTGTCGACTAGGCTAGACATGTGTAAATTCGTGGGCGAATCGGGTGGAGCTTCGCTGCTCGATGGAGATTTCGAGATTTCTTCTTGTGAAAGTGAATGGAGAAGGGCGACGGAAATTATGAATAGCCTCTCTAAGTAGACTCTAACAATTTCTAGGTTGAAAGAGGAATTGTTCCACATTTGGAAGTTTCTGTATTATGTAGTCCAAGTCCTTGCGATATAGTGAAGGTTCGGGAGACCCCTTGCCATAAAGAAGAGAACGTGCAAAACACGGCACAACCCGATTATCTCTCCAGGCCAATATGTCGGTCAACGAGAGCGAAAACCGTTTGAGGTTTTATTCGCCCCCAAACATTTTTGCCACATTTCTAGCACATGTCTcataaataattattcaaattgtaTTTGTTTTCTGTTGTACCTGGGCGAGTAGTATTTAATGTTTATTACAGTCCCATATAACTATTATCAAAAATATATTAAGCTTCCCAAGTGAtagtaaaattgaattttctattctttattCCTCGTAGCGTTCTGTTAACTCACAAAGAATTGTTTCGGTggatacgaaaaaaaaaaaaatgttccaacCTTTTATCTTGATGGATGATCGTCTCACTCGTAAAGACTTTGAACTACTTTCCCCACATTAGCTACATTCTCACATCGCATACCTATATGTGACTAAGAAGTTAAGCGATCAAACGCCTTAATTCTATAGCTCTATGAGTGTATAGTGGTTTAACATAAATGCGTATCACTATCGTCTAAGAGCAATTATAGATCTCGCCGGATCTCGCATATGTGAGCTAATGCAACCATTATACGAAGGGATTGGCAAGTTGGCAGCTCCTCCATGGAGAAGGTGCAATTTCCTTGAACTGGGTCAGGGTTTCATAGATTATAATCACATCTACATGCAGCAGTCTGAAAACAACAGTTCTTGAATTCTATGAAGATATTCACTTAAGAATGACCTCAtcataaattttcttcttgattaTTTCTAGACTATACAGAATGATGCAGTACTACACATGATCCAAATTCTTATACatctataaataaatgaacGCTCATCATCTGAAGCTAATCGTTAACATTTACAAACGACCaatacagcacagcacacagccTTCATCGACCGTTATTAAAAGGATAAATATATCCTTTATAGATTACGTTGACGGAAAGCGACAATTGTCTTGTATACACCATCTAAATTAAAGTGATGGCAAATATAAGGCCCATAGCTGTGAACAGTGGAAAAGTTGACAACTCAATTGTTTGGTGTGCTTGAAATTGAGCTAGGTCTTTTCGAAGACGCCAATTTGGGCGTATCATGTCAAAAGACGTCCATAGGCCCTATACTATCCTCGACTACGGCACATAGACAAACTGTAAACTTTAAAAGGGAGATTAAAGAAATTAGCTAATAACATCAATACAAGCGACGATACAGCTTTATCGGACCAGGAAGGTTTACAATGACACTATATGTAACTGTAAGCAGAGATTTCGTCGAATTATTGAGAAGTTAGGTTTGGGCAATTGCAAATGCTACACTTGTTGATGTGTTGAAGTAAGAGACTATATTaacacaagaataagaatgattttttattgtaaaattttatttgataaatAATTTGGACTTCTATAGATCACCTATAGTTGCCCTCATATATCTTTGACTCCCAATTttacattaaattaaattcgtGTTGACAATTGTTTGAATGAATAAAGTGAACCTAGTATTTAGGGTAGGCAGAAGCGGGCTTGTAGGCTGGGGCTTTGTAGGCGGGAGCGGAGTAAGTGGGAGCTTTGTAGGCAGGGGCGGGGGCTTTGTATTCGGGAGCCTTGTAGGCGGGAGCGGGGTAGGCTGGGGCTTTGTAAGCTGGGGCGGGGTAAGCTGGGGCAGCAGGGTAAGCTGGGGCTTTGTAGGCCGGGGCAGAGTAGGCTGGGGCGGGGTAGGAAGCAGCCTTGTATTTGGGCTCTTCGGGGTACTGGGCTTCGCCTTCGTATTTCACATCGGCGTTGTATCCGGAAGCGTCAGCCTTGTAGGAGACGATTTGGGTGCGGCCATCGGGAAGAGCAACACGGTAAGATCCGGTGACGACGTTGTAGTCGGATTTCTCGGAGTGGACAAAGTCGTTGTAAGATTCCTTATCCTGAACGTCGTATTCGAAGCTGTAGGGCTGGGGGGCCTGAAAATGTCGTAATCCAATTGAAGATTTTGTTTATATGTGATAATTATTTTGCATCATCAGCAGACTCACATAAGTGACTTCCTCGTATTTAGCTTCGTATTTAGGTGCGTATTCGGCAGCCTTGTAAGAGCTGGCGGCAGCAACAGCGAAAAGGGCAGCGAGAACGAAGAACTAATAGAATACAAaggtatacatttatttttctattaaaattattaaagatgattgaataacattttttgttttcttaccttCATGTTGGAGATGTGAGGAGGTGGTTGAGGCAGCTAGAGAACTGATGCATTTCTGTTGGCCGTTCAAGCGTTTTATACCAAAATCTCTAGCGTTCCTGTCGACTAGGCCAGACATGTGTAAATTCGTGGGCGAATCGGGTGGAGCTTCGCACTGCTCGGTGaggattttcttcttgtgaAAGTGAATGGAGAAGGGAGAAGGGCGAAGGGGCGACGGATATTACGAATATAGTCTTTCGGAATGGACTCTAAACAATTTCTAGGTTGAACGActtgttccacatttttttagtttttgtattttatgtaTTTCAAGTTCATGCGATTTAGTGAAAGTTCGGGAGATTAAGCAAGTGGAAGAAGAGCTATTCTCCATTTTCCCCTCCGTTACATTTACTCCAAAAACAGATATCATGAGTTCACGACCGCGTAATATGATCCAATTACAGAATAGCACAGAGCATACGTCCTTGTCCTCTCATCATGCACCATACTTTGCCACCAACTCTGCAGCCTTAGCAACATAGGCGTCCTTGGCAGCTTCACTGGACATGCCTTTCTTCGATTCCCAAGAATCCCATTTAGCTTTACCTTTTAAATCCAACATGCCGGGGCGAGCTGTAAAACAAATATCGAGATTGCACATATAGGTTTAAAGTCTGTGAAATTAACAACTGAAGGTTTCAAAAATTATGATAGTATTACTAACCGACATTCACATCTCCAACAGTAGCTTGTTTAAACAAGGCATAGATTTCTTTGAATTCGTCGGTCGTTGGCGTTGCTTTCAAAGACTTAATATCCTCGGCAGCTTTGTTAAATTTCTGTaatgaagaaaagtaaaattctCGGCACTAAAAACAGTTTACTTTTCGAAAATGTTGATGCGCAGGAAAATAGGCTACTTACTTCATCGAGAGACATTCTGTATGGTGTCGGGAAATCAAAATGGATAGCGTTAAGGGAAAAGTACAAACCGAAGGCTTTCAAGGTTTTTCGTATACTGGACGGAGGAACTATCGTACTTGATACCCATATTGATTTACTCTCTTCGACTTTGGCCTTCTTGTCACATACTTTATCAAACGAGGCAATCAGATTTATAGCTCTATATTCTCAGCAACCCCTCTCAATCTCTGAGAAGCGTAAATTATGCATAGCAAAAATAGCATACCCAATAATAACCAAACTATGCGCGTCTTTAATTCAGTcctttttctgaaaaaaaacttgatgaTGGACAAAATCTCCAAACCGAAAACTTGGGCAAGCAACCATCTTGACTGACTGTTAATCATCAGAATATTAATAAGATAGATTTTAATATGTTTATCAGACTAAACAAATTACTAACGTCTAATCATTAATTCGGCTGGGATTATTGAAACTATATACCAATAAAACCATTAAACTTGTCGTTTGCAAGTAATATCTATCAAAACCAATCATCTGCAAGCACCAATCATCACGGTTAAAAACGGGAATGGCATGATAATCCCGTTGTTAAGTAGCATTGGGATTTTTCTGGATTCGATGCAGatatgtcaggatggccgagcggtctaaggcgccagactcaagctAACAGCTTGCCGGGACGCCCGGTTGAATAGAATTCTGGTCTTCGatagaaggcgtgggttcaaatcccacttctgacaaatcaatttttcattaaatttgaCAAACGCCATTTTATATTTGTAGACAGAAGATTTGTCAGATTTTGGACATCaccgtttttaattttgtgttaTGTATAACGGTAGATAAAACTGCAATGAATCATTTTGGTCGTATTGAAGATACTCTCTAAGAAACGCTGTGTTCTAAAAGGAAACTAATGTTTTGCTATATCTAAACATGACTTGTTTGTCAC
This region includes:
- the LOC124337315 gene encoding acyl-CoA-binding protein homolog; protein product: MSLDEKFNKAAEDIKSLKATPTTDEFKEIYALFKQATVGDVNVARPGMLDLKGKAKWDSWESKKGMSSEAAKDAYVAKAAELVAKYGA
- the LOC124337170 gene encoding adhesive plaque matrix protein-like isoform X2, yielding MKFFVLAAVFAVAAASSYKAAEYAPKYEAKYEEVTYAPQPYSFEYDVQDKESYNDFVHSEKSDYNVVTGSYRVALPDGRTQIVSYKADASGYNADVKYEGEAQYPEEPKYKAASYPAPAYSAPAYKAPAYPAAPAYPAPAYKAPAYPAPAYKAPEYKAPAPAYKAPTYSAPAYKAPTYSAPAYKAPAYKPAPAYPKY
- the LOC124337153 gene encoding uncharacterized protein LOC124337153, whose protein sequence is MAEANEKRRVVEVTVVRGTRVNSLRYNTACGYIFYKKEQRGNVLRLECYKRKLGCPCTIAMRDGIYVQTGEHNHDTEIMEQRRAAIIREWEIIAGDPRMGRLGPKAIVAEARSRHPKAKIVLNSAVERRIQRAREHAARRSPERPRTPETPPVRPQTLETPALQPEYPQAHSRWQETSPMRKVTPIPFRTAIEHPDAIFGKRIMVAHHADEGNYSDERVDRKVDIS
- the LOC124337170 gene encoding adhesive plaque matrix protein-like isoform X3; translated protein: MKFFVLAAVFAVAAASSYKAAEYAPKYEAKYEEVTYAPQPYSFEYDVQDKESYNDFVHSEKSDYNVVTGSYRVALPDGRTQIVSYKADASGYNADVKYEGEAQYPEEPKYKAASYPAPAYSAPAYKAPAYPAAPAYPAPAYKAPEYKAPAPAYKAPTYSAPAYKAPTYSAPAYKAPAYKPAPAYPKY
- the LOC124337170 gene encoding adhesive plaque matrix protein-like isoform X1 gives rise to the protein MKFFVLAAVFAVAAASSYKAAEYAPKYEAKYEEVTYAPQPYSFEYDVQDKESYNDFVHSEKSDYNVVTGSYRVALPDGRTQIVSYKADASGYNADVKYEGEAQYPEEPKYKAASYPAPAYSAPAYKAPAYPAAPAYPAPAYKAPAYPAPAYKAPEYKAPAPAYKAPTYSAPAYKAPTYSAPAYKAPAYKPAPAYPKY
- the LOC124337078 gene encoding G patch domain-containing protein 4-like; protein product: MDSQGMKNAKKILEKLGWAEGSGLGLNKDGITEAIKPSKKFDLSGIGHKNFNDFQWWDHAFNKAAQAFDIKVTDDQGVVVEKTETIGKIKTKKGTSNLDQNNLAYGVFHKTGTLHNGIVESTESTFKLKEETDYSLKLSDEELFKLCNGLTAHKGARHGLTASGKLARIAKQEAAMLASMNVDSTTISVKSEERKKKKKKSVEVNSNEKIEQTTCIANEIVSVPHSDDMITSNERSTKSKKKKKSRKEIDCATDEMNSHADIQDAPETSCLISKKDEKRKKKKEAKNSEIQTELLVPEPVEEPIEEPRKKRKKVKTIENETEQPLLEESIQQTCEEPKKKKKKKNRDKFDC
- the LOC124337170 gene encoding adhesive plaque matrix protein-like isoform X4 translates to MKFFVLAALFAVAAASSYKAAEYAPKYEAKYEEVTYAPQPYSFEYDVQDKESYNDFVHSEKSDYNVVTGSYRVALPDGRTQIVSYKADASGYNADVKYEGEAQYPEEPKYKAASYPAPAYSAPAYKAPAYPAAPAYPAPAYKAPAYPAPAYKAPEYKAPAPAYKAPTYSAPAYKAPAYKPASAYPKY